The nucleotide sequence TACCAACATATACACCATGAATAAACAAGTTCTATTGGTTGACGACAAGCCCGAAATTGCCAAGATAATTATGCTTTATCTGGCAACTTACGAAATTAAGTATGTTGAAAACCCAATTAAAGCTATTGCCTGGCTTAAAGAAGGAAATATGCCGGACCTAATTATTTCCGATCTCAATATGCCTGAAATGTCAGGAGAAGAATTTCTTCGCTACATAAAGACAGACGAAATGTTCAGTCATATCCCAGTACTTATACTTTCCAGTGTTGAAAGCAGTTTTAACAGGGTACGCCTCTTTGAAGAAGGAGCAGAAGACTTTATATTAAAGCCTTTTAATCCTGAAGAACTTCGGGTGCGAGTAAAAAGACTTTTAAGATAATGATTTACATTTATTTGGGCGACAACCCCTCTTTTGTTGATTGGCT is from uncultured Macellibacteroides sp. and encodes:
- a CDS encoding response regulator, which produces MNKQVLLVDDKPEIAKIIMLYLATYEIKYVENPIKAIAWLKEGNMPDLIISDLNMPEMSGEEFLRYIKTDEMFSHIPVLILSSVESSFNRVRLFEEGAEDFILKPFNPEELRVRVKRLLR